The nucleotide window TGCTAATGTTGTGTGTGAATGAGATATCAATAAAGCTTCACTACTCTTTCCAGCACTCGCGGTCGGGACAATGTCGCGTGGCAGCATATGCCTAGAGGCACAGACTGTTCGACAACGTGCACCAGCATCTTCTTGGCCGGCGACGGGCACTGCCGCACGGCGACCAAGACTCCGGTGAGGTCGCGCGGCACCGGGTAGAAAAGCCTCTGCTGCAGCGGTCGACGCTTCCTTGTCGGCGCCGGCGGGCACACCGTGGCCGGCACCAGCGCGCCCTTGGCGGTCGTCGGCATGCATGGTGAAGCTGCCCTCGTTGCCGGCAGCGGCGCCATACTTGCAGCCGTCACCCGGCCCGATTTTTTCACCCGTGGCCAGTGGCGTAGCGAGGCCGATCACATCGGCGCCGAGGTCTTGCTGCAGTTGTGCCATGCATGGGCAGCATGGCCATGGAGTCGCGTGCCTTGGGTGTGACGCAGCCGATGTCGGGAGCAGCATCGTCACGTGCCTAGAGGCACAGATGATTCCACCACGTGCGCCCGCATCTTCTTGGCGGGCGGCGGGCACTGCGGCACAGCCACGAACACGGTGGTCAAGTCGCGCGGCACCGGGTAGAAGAGCCGCTGCTGCAAAGGCGCACGCTTCCCCGTCGGCACCGGTGCTGACTTCCAAGGCGCCGGTGGGCACACCGTCGCCGGCACCAGCGGACTGTCGGCCGCCATGGGCATGGTGAAGctgccctcgtcgccggcggtgGCCCCCGCTCCGCAGCCGTCTCGCGGCCCAATTTCTCCACCCGTCGCCAGCGGTGTGGCGAAGCCGACGTCGACGCCGTCGTCTTGCTGCAGTGGCGCAGTTGCCAGCATGGCCATGCATCCGCTCCGCCTTTTCACGTTAACGGGAGGCCAAAGCTGCATGGCTCCACCCTTCAGCTTATGTTAGGCCaaaataattttttttaattttggcTTATGAATACTGTGCAATCATTGCCCATCTTAGATattaaaaaatatatttt belongs to Triticum urartu cultivar G1812 chromosome 7, Tu2.1, whole genome shotgun sequence and includes:
- the LOC125519337 gene encoding uncharacterized protein LOC125519337; the protein is MQLWPPVNVKRRSGCMAMLATAPLQQDDGVDVGFATPLATGGEIGPRDGCGAGATAGDEGSFTMPMAADSPLVPATVCPPAPWKSAPVPTGKRAPLQQRLFYPVPRDLTTVFVAVPQCPPPAKKMRAHVVESSVPLGT